From the genome of Candidatus Zixiibacteriota bacterium, one region includes:
- a CDS encoding SDR family oxidoreductase has product MDLALKGKRALVTGASAGLGAATATALVAEGAQVVINGRDQGRLEVAARKIEAAAGVKPGLAVGDISKSADRVKVINAAREQLADGMIDILASNTGGPPAGMFLDHSGDTWREAGHLLLESAVGLTRAILPGMIERHWGRLIYITSVAVLQPIDDLILSNSYRSAVTGFCKTISNTYAKDGITANTVCPGYTATERLLSLAETRARAAGVTPKEAMQGFVGSVPAGRLGKPEELAALIAFLASDRAAYITGCSIPVDGGWHRGLL; this is encoded by the coding sequence ATGGATCTCGCTCTGAAGGGGAAGCGGGCGCTCGTGACCGGCGCCTCAGCCGGACTGGGGGCCGCCACCGCGACCGCCTTAGTTGCGGAAGGGGCGCAGGTGGTGATCAACGGCCGTGACCAGGGACGGCTTGAAGTCGCGGCGCGGAAAATCGAAGCGGCCGCGGGGGTTAAACCTGGCCTGGCTGTGGGTGACATTTCAAAGTCCGCCGACCGGGTGAAGGTTATCAATGCGGCGCGCGAGCAGTTGGCCGACGGGATGATCGATATTCTCGCGTCCAACACCGGTGGTCCGCCGGCCGGCATGTTTCTCGATCACAGTGGCGATACCTGGCGCGAGGCGGGACATCTGTTGCTGGAATCGGCGGTCGGCCTCACGCGGGCAATACTGCCCGGAATGATCGAGCGCCACTGGGGCAGACTGATTTACATCACATCGGTGGCAGTGCTTCAGCCTATCGATGATCTGATCCTGTCCAACAGCTATCGCTCGGCGGTGACCGGTTTCTGCAAGACGATATCCAATACCTATGCCAAAGACGGCATCACGGCCAATACTGTGTGCCCCGGATACACCGCTACCGAACGGCTGCTGTCACTCGCGGAGACTCGTGCCAGGGCTGCCGGTGTGACCCCCAAAGAAGCAATGCAGGGGTTTGTCGGTTCCGTGCCGGCTGGCCGACTGGGTAAGCCGGAGGAGCTGGCAGCGCTGATCGCATTTCTGGCGTCGGATCGCGCCGCATATATCACCGGATGTTCGATCCCGGTCGATGGCGGCTGGCATCGCGGCCTTTTGTAG
- a CDS encoding DMT family transporter, with product MALSSPAELPSTRPETWRLISAVVVLQAVAGICYPIAKYGLGIIEPFTFAFYRYLLSTVVLLALVRLRPGSAPVDRRDWWRIILLGILVIPLNQTLFLWGQSLTGAGHGAFLFSTTPVCVFLLAVVHLGEKATWRRALGILMAAVGVMTIMWSGLAKFGSEYLAGDLIIFISVIAWGYYTVLGKELVRKYGALRVTAYALASGSVVYFPFGLYFAFKYDYSQATPGAWGSVVYMALGLSVLVYVLWYWLIKHVEVSRIAVYHNTQPILASAAAYLFLGESLSAGFLIGGTIVLAGVLVTEL from the coding sequence ATGGCTTTGAGTTCCCCTGCCGAACTTCCGTCAACTCGTCCCGAAACCTGGAGACTGATTAGTGCAGTTGTCGTACTGCAAGCAGTGGCGGGCATCTGCTATCCTATCGCCAAGTACGGGCTGGGCATTATCGAGCCGTTTACGTTTGCGTTCTATCGGTATTTGCTTTCAACAGTGGTGTTGCTCGCTTTGGTTCGCCTAAGGCCGGGCAGCGCGCCCGTTGACAGACGCGATTGGTGGCGGATTATCCTGCTGGGCATTTTGGTGATTCCACTAAACCAAACGCTGTTTTTGTGGGGGCAGTCGCTCACCGGCGCAGGACACGGGGCCTTTCTGTTTTCGACCACACCAGTGTGCGTGTTTTTGCTGGCGGTGGTGCATTTGGGGGAGAAGGCGACCTGGCGACGGGCGCTCGGCATTTTGATGGCCGCGGTCGGAGTGATGACAATCATGTGGTCTGGTCTGGCTAAATTCGGAAGTGAGTACCTTGCAGGAGATCTGATAATCTTCATCTCGGTGATCGCCTGGGGATACTACACAGTCTTGGGAAAAGAGTTAGTTCGCAAGTACGGCGCGCTGCGAGTGACCGCGTATGCCCTGGCCTCCGGCTCGGTTGTCTATTTCCCGTTCGGACTTTATTTCGCTTTTAAGTACGATTATTCCCAGGCCACGCCCGGGGCGTGGGGTTCTGTCGTGTATATGGCTCTTGGATTGTCGGTGCTGGTCTATGTGCTCTGGTACTGGCTGATTAAGCATGTGGAGGTCTCGAGAATAGCGGTTTATCACAACACGCAGCCAATCCTGGCCTCGGCGGCAGCCTACCTGTTTCTGGGAGAGAGCCTGAGCGCCGGATTCCTGATCGGCGGAACGATTGTGCTCGCGGGCGTGCTGGTGACGGAGCTATGA